From the genome of Caloranaerobacter sp. TR13:
GTTAGTTCAAATATAATGTCTAGGTTTACTGTGCCTAATATAGATAAAATATATTCATATGTTATTTTTCCATCTGAAAAAGATACACATTGGTCTAATATACTAAGTGCATCTCTCATTGCACCATCAGAATTTCTAGCTATAAGTCGAAGGCCTCTATCTTCTACATCTATATTCAGTTCATCACATATAGATCTCATATTTTTAACAATATCGTCTACACTTATCCTCTTAAAATCAAATCTTTGACATCTTGATAATATTGTAGCTGGTAGTTTTTGTGGTTCTGTAGTAGCTAAAATAAATAATAAATGTTTTGGTGGCTCTTCTAGTGTTTTTAAAAGTGCATTAAATGCCCCTTTTGACAGCATATGGACTTCATCTATTATATAAACTTTATATTTCCCTTTTGAAGGAGGATATTTAACTTTTTCCCTTAATTCCCTTATATCGTCTACACTATTATTTGAAGCTGCATCCATCTCTACAACATCCATAATAGTATCATTTAATATTCCTTTACATACTTCACATTCATTACATGGATTTCCATCCTTATTATTTAAACAATTAACAGCCCTTGCAAATATTTTAGCTGTAGATGTCTTACCTGTTCCTCTTGTTCCTGAAAACAGATATGCATGAGCAATACTATTATTTATTATTTGATTTTTCAATATTGTGGTAACATGCTCTTGACCTAAGACACTATCAAAGTTCCTAGGTCTATATTTTCTATATAAAGCTTGATATGCCATTTCATCACCTTCAAACAAATGTTTTTCCATAATTAATTATATCAGATACTAAATACTTCTACCATAAAAAAAGCGGCCAAAGCCGCTAGTCATTTAATGTTAATCGCAATAAGATTTCGAAATTTCTATAATAGTTTCAGGAGTCTTTTTATACATATCCACCAATGCATCTACAACCTCTGGATGAAATTGAGTTCCTTTATTTTTAATAATTTCTTTAATAGCATCTTCTATACTCATAGCCTTTCTATATGACCTGCTTGAAGCCATTGCATCTAAAGCATCAGCAACACCTACTATACAAGCTTCTAAAGGTAATTCTGATATTTTATTTTCTTCAGGATAGCCATTTAAATCATACCTTTTGTGATGATATTTGATTACATTCATAACAATATCTGAAAAACCTACGTTTTGAAGTATTTTATCACCTATTGTAGGATGTCTTTTTATTTCATTAAATTCTTCATAAGTCAATTTCCCTGGTTTAGTAAGTATTGAATCTTTAATTCCTATTTTGCCTATATCATGAAGAATACCACCTATTTCTACTTCTTCACATACCCTGTTAGGTAATCCCATATGTTTTGCAATTATATATGAATATTTAGAAACTCTATATGAATGACCTTCTGTATATTTATCTTTGGCTTCTACTGCTGCTGCTAAAGTCTTTATTGTTCTTAAATAACTCTCTTTTAGTCCATTATATAAGTTTATATTTTCAATCATCATGGCTACTTGATTTGCTACAGAAGTCAAAATAGTAGTTTCACTTTCATCAATCTCTTTTTTTGTAGTTACTGTAAGTACTCCTAATATTTTTTCTCTTGCAATCAGTGGAATGACATTTATACGATCGACCTTTCCACTTTCAATAACTTTCTTATTGTACTTGCTTATATTTTTGTCAGTAAAATCACTAAGTTTAATAATGTCACCTTTTTTTATAGCTTCTCCTAAAATATCCTCGTTAACTGGTATCTCATCAGACCATATAATATCTGTTAGTTCTCCTGAATAGGACATTAACTTTAATTTATCATCTTCTGTTAATAATCTTATTGTACACAGAGGAACTTCCATTAGGTCTACTATATCATCAACAACCATTTTTAGAAGTTTATTTATATTCATTGTAGAATTTAAGTTTTTACTGATTTTATTGATTGTAGAAAGCTCTTTATTTTTTCTTATGATCTGGCTATATAATTGTTTTCTCTCTGTAATATTCCTTAATACACCATGTACCCCAATAAATTTTCCTTTATCAAATATTCTTCTAGTACTAACTTCTCCTATTACTTCTTTTCCATTCTTAGACTTTAATATAACTTGAACACTATTATAATCACTTTCCATCAACTTCTTAAAGTCACTATTTAAACTTTTACTTTTACCTTCTATACTATTAAAATACCACATCTTTGATAAGAGATCCCTTATATCTGTACCTACAACTTCTTCCTTGTCGTATTTCAACATATCTTTTATCTGTTTATTAACAAACATAATTCTACAATTAGAATCAATAACCCATACTAAATCATTCATATTTTCAACTAATAATCTATATTTTTCTTTTGATTCATTGAGCTCCAATGTAACAGCCTGAAGTTGTTCATATGAAGCCTGTAACTCAATATTCATATCCCGTAACTGTTTATTATTTTCTATTAACATTTTTGTCTGTTCACTTAATCTTTTATAGGTTTTATCAAGTTCATCTGTTGTTCTATTAAAGGCTTTTGCCAATTGTCCAAATTCATCATCTCTATACATTGAGATTTTATAATCATAATTGCCTTTATATAACTCAATAGTCCCTTCCCTTAATTTTTCTAATGGTTTAGAAAATTGATTAGATAAAAATGAAGCTAATAATATTACAAATATAAGTGTAAATATTACAGTTATTGTTATGTATTTATTTAGTCTCATTATATTTGTAAAAAATATACGTTTATCTATTAAACAAACTAATTTCCATCCTACCTTAGGAATAATTGATTGAATAACAAAATATTCTTTACCTTGAATCGATATTTTTCCATTATCTCCATCTATTAATGTTGATAAATTAATATTTTCTAATTCTTTGTCAAGACTATTAGTTGATCTATTAATGCCATTAAAAAGATCTATCTTATTACCTTCTAAAGTCATAACTCTAACAGTAAAACCATCAGCTACTAATTTTTCTCTTAGCTCCTTAAATACATCTTCTATAGAATTAATAAATATATTTGCTCCTATTACTTCTTTTATTTCTCCTGTTGCATCTTTTATAGGAATAAATATAGTCAAAATCATTTTTCCAGTCTTTAAATCTTTATAAGGTTGACTCCATAAAGTATTGCCGGTTTTTAATACTTTATCATATAATAGTTTTATTCTAATATCATTTTCACCATCTAATAAAGCAGAGTTATATTCTTCTCTACCTTTTATAATTACATATATATCTGAAAAAGAATCTATATTTTTAGCTAAATCGGCAAGATAACTATCTATATTTTCAGAACTAATTACTGAATCCATCTGTTCTTTATGAGCTAGATAATCACTTATAATAGCTTCTAAAGTTTTCTCTTTATCGTTAAACCACCTATTAATCTCATCTGTTTTATTAGCTACAAACTGAGTTTTAACATCAATTGCTTGATTTATTATCTGCTCCTTTACTGTTAAATTGACTACAAAACCCAAAGTAATGATTGGAAAAATCGCTAACATAATAAGTGCAACGATTAATTTTCTCTTAAACGAATTAAATATCATAACAAACACCCTTTATTAATTTTAAGTAAGTAAAATTATTCAATTTTCTAACAACAAAAGTTGTAATACTATATACTCTACATAATACAATATTTTCCTATATTTTTCTACATTTTTCTACAAAAAAATGATAACTTTCTAAAATAAAAATAAGAACTATGATCTACACCATAGTCCTTTAATTAGTTCTTTAATTTAAAGCCGTGCACCCGACCTTGACTTACTACCCCAAGCGTTACCTGAGCAGTTAACTCAAACCAGGCACCCCTACGGCACACGGAAGTGTTCACTTACCGCTGCTTCCTCCCGGACCTGACGGGGTTCATGAATTTCCGTTGCGTAGGACCCAATCGTCAACGCCACTTACTCAGGGCAGACCTCACAATAGCAAGCCTCAATCGGGAATTCGACCCTGCTATAGCGGATTGCAGGTTACAGGGCACCGCTACCTCCCCATCTAGCACGGCAAAATTTAATTTTGGCGGAGAGAGCGGGATTCGAACCCGCGAGACGCTTTTCGCGTCTACCCGCTTTCCAGGCGAGCGCCTTCAGCCAGACTCAGCCATCTCTCCAAAATATATTATCTTAAAATCATGCAAATATAATTATATCATTTTCTATTGGTACTTGTAAAGTGTTAAATAATACTAAATTTATCTATAAATAGCTTAACATGCTTATTACAACATAAGTTAACAGCAAAATCAGTCCAAATGATCTTCTAAGTTTATCTTTACTAAGTATAGTACCTAATCTAAATATAGTTAAAATAAATATCATTGCTGGAAAATATAGTTTGAAAAAATCAGGAGTAACATGTATACCTTCTTTTGAAAATGCTGCAGCTGATCCTACCACAAATAATACATTTAAAATATCTGCACCTATAACATTACCAATAGCTAATTCTCCATGACCTTTTATAGAAGCTGTAACAGATGTAACAAGTTCAGGAAGTGACGTGCCAAACGCAACTAAAGTAGCTGCTATTACACTATTCGGAACGCTTAATCTTATAGCTGTTTCTTGCACTGTCGGAATTAATAATTTTGAAGAAATTATAATAATAACTACGCCTAAAATCAGTTTTATTAAAATCATGAATTTATTTTCTATTTCTCCACTGAATTCTACTGTAACTGCATTTTCATCCTTGTTATTTTTAGTCCATCTTACAGAAGTATATATATATATTATCAATAGAAAAATAAATAAAAATCCAGATGATTTAGATATATATCCTCCATTAGTAAATATATGACTTAAAGAAGTAAATGGTATAGAAACTATTACCAATAATAATCCAGCAAAAAATTGAATCCAACCATGTCTATTAACAATATCTTTCTGAATTTTTAATGGGGAAATTAATGCCGCAATACCTAATATGAGTCCAGTATCACATATTACAGAACCAACTGCATTACCTAAAGCCAAACTAGAATTACCTGAAATTGATGCCATAACTGAAACTGAAGCTTCAGGAAGTGTAGTTCCTAAACTTACAATTGTAGCACCAATAATCATTTTAGGTATTCCTAATTCTTCTGATAATGCTACTGCCTCATTTACTAGTAAATCTGCTCCTTTACTTAATGTATATAGCATTATTGCTATAATCATAAAAAGAATAGGTAAAGATGAATTAGCAATAATATTTAATACAAATGTTTCCATAAAAACACCATCCTTTTTCATTAAGTTAATAGTTGTTAGTCAATAGTCCACAATAACTAGTCTATTAACTATTAACTATAAACTATCGATTTCTCTTATCAAAAACAAAGACTTGAGTATAACGTAATAACGCTATACACAAGTCTCACTATTTAAAATTAAGCCAGATAAGAGAACTTATCATGATGTTGGCTTAATTACACTATAAAAGTGCCAGTTACTCCCCTGTGCACTTATGAATTTACTTATTCTTATAATATTATCTTTATATCAATTAGTACTTTGTCTAAAAATATCATAAAGATACTCTCTTATTTTCATATGGCGGAGAGAGAGGGATTCGAACCCTCGGTACACCTTAGGGGGTGTACACCTGATTTCGAGTCAGGCGCATTCGACCAGCTCTGCCATCTCTCCATAGTATTATTTTTTTCTTAGTTTTTTAAAAAACTCCTTCATAATATCAGAGCACTGCTTATCTAGCACACCCCATACAATTTGTACTCTATGATTAAATTTAGGATTATCAACTATATTTATTACAGAACCACAGCCGCCCATTTTAAAATCTTTGGCTCCTATGACAAGTTTTTCTATCCTAGAGTTTACTATTGCTCCTGCACACATAGGGCAAGGCTCTATAGTAACATACATAGTAGCTCCTAAAAGTCTCCAGCCACCTAATTTTTTACTTGCCTCTTTAATAGCTATAATCTCTGCATGACAAGTAGCGTCCTTGAGCGTTTCTTTAATATTATATCCTCTTCCTATAACCTCTCCATCTTTTACAATAACAGCCCCTACAGGAACCTCATCAATTTTATAAGCTTTATATGCCTCTTCTAAAGCCAACCTCATGAAATATTCATCCATAGACAAGTATCCCCTATATATAAAAATGGCGCACCCGAGAGGATTCGAACCTCCGACACACGGCTTAGGAGGCCGCCGCTCTATCCTGCTGAGCTACGGGTGCACAAAATCTTAAAATCAGCCATTACCACAACTATATATAATACATCAATAAATTTTTTTTGTCAAATTAGTTTTAATGTACAATTGTTTAAAATCCTTAAATATACCTAATAGTTTTTACCTAAAAAGCAATTTTTAAACCACTTAAGATACATTTTTACCATAGAGCCAATAATTTATTAAATCAGTAAAATCATCCCCAGTGATATCTTCACATACATTGACAAAATCACTAGTAGAAGCAATTTTAAATCTATACCTATTAAAAAACTCATTTAGTATGTTATAAAGTACATCTTCACCATATTTTTCTTTTATTTCATATATAAACATTGCTCCTTTAGAATAAATTAATGGTGCATAATCATCCCATCCTTTAAATTTACTTAAAGGTTTTACTATAACTTCATCCGGAATCTTTAATATTGATTTTCTAGATATATAGTAATTTGATGTATTTTCATAGTAATAATATTCTCCAACTTCATCACCATATTTTTCACTAATATAAATAACCTCTGAATAAGAAGTTATAGATTCATCTAACCATGCTTCATCTACTTCATCATTTCCAACAATGCCATACCACCATTGATGTGCTGTTTCATGAACTATTACTGTCTCTAAAAATTCTCTATATTCATCAGAATAATATTCTTCTCCTATAAAAACTATTCCTGGATATTCCATACCACTTGAAAAATTTGTAGCAACAACTGAATACTGCTTATATGGATATTTACCAAATATCTTATTAAATATGTTGATACAATCAAAAGCTACATTTTTTACAAAACTCTGTATTTCAATGTTATCATTCAAAAAATAAAATTTAACTATAGTATCATTTACTTTTATTTCATCTTCAATAAAATCTTTACTTGCAACCCAAGCAAAATCTCGCATTAATTCAGCTTTAAACTTCCATATTTTCATATTATCTATCGTTTTTTCTGATATTTTCAAACCAGAAGCAGCTATTTTAATATCTTTTGGAGCTTTTATCGTTACTTGATAGTTGCTTACTTCACTATAAAAAGGATCCCCAATACTATAATATGGATCTAAATTCCACCCTTCATCATCATAAACAGCAAGTATAGGATACCAATTTCCTAGATTAAAGGTCTTTTCACCATATCCAAATCTATCATGAGCTGGAGGTATAACCACCTTATATTCTATATAGATGTTTATTTTTTGTTTAGGCAATACTTCATCACTTAAAGGTATTTTAAGTATAGTTTTATCTTCACCAATTATGCTAAAATCTAGCTCTTTATTATTTACTGAAACTTTTTGTATGTCTATATAACCAGGTTTAAATCCATTAGGATATGCCTTTTTAAAATTATCAAATAAAAAAGGAGCAGTACTCTCTTTCTTAAATGCATTAGGGTAAATGTGAAAATATATCTCATTCAATGAAATATCCTCATTATTTATATATACAACATTTTGCTTAGCTGTATAATATTTTTCTTCTGGATTAAATACCACATCTATCTGATATTGACTTATATTATCTATGTCAACATTGTTATAATCATCTATCATTAAAGTTTCATATTTATTTTTACTTATATCTGCTTTATCAGTTTTATTGAATTTATATCTACAACTAGTAAATACAGTAGAGAGTATTAAAATTATTATTATAAAAATGTATTTTCTGCTCCTTAACATAAATCTCCTCCAAAATTAAATGTATTTACTGGTCTATAAGTTTTATATGAATTTTAAGCAAGATATCAGGGATATCCCCTGATATCTACATTCTTGTTGTCTACATACTATTTCTTAATTACTTCTAATCCACCCATATATGGCCTTAATACCTCTGGTATAACTACACTTCCATCTTCTTGTTGATAATTTTCAAGTATTGCTGCAAATGTTCTTCCTACTGCTAAACCAGAACCATTTAAAGTATGAACAAACGTCACTTTGCCTTTATCATTAGGTCTAAATCTTAAGTTTAATCTTCTTGCTTGGTAATCTTCAAAATTACTACAAGATGATATTTCTACATATCTATTATAGCTTGGCATCCAGACTTCTAAATCATAAGTTTTTGCAGATGAAAATCCTAAATCTCCAGAACATAGTTCTACTACTCTATATGGTAATTTTAAGAGCTGTAAAACTTTCTCAGCACAATTAGTTAACGTTTCTAATTCATTATAGGAATTTTCTGGTTTAACTACTTTAACTAGTTCAACCTTATCAAATTGATGATTTCTTATAAGTCCTCTAGTATCTCTTCCTGCTGAACCTGCTTCCTGTCTAAAACAAGGTGTATAAGCAACATAATATATTGGAAGCATTTCCTCTTTTAATATCTCGTCTCTGTGTATATTAGTTACAGGTACTTCTGCTGTAGGAACTAAAAAGAAATCTTTACTAGGTAGTCTAAAAGCATCTTCTTCGAATTTTGGAAGCTGACCTGTTCCAGTCATACTATCTCTATTTACCATGAATGGTGGCATTATTTCTGTGAACCCATGCTCTTTAGTATGCAAATTTATCATAAAGTTAATTAATGCCCTTTCAAGCATTGCTCCATAACCTTTGAATAAAGCGAATCTCGAACCTGTAATTTTAGAAGCTCTCTCAAAATCTAATATATCTAAATCAGCACCAATATCCCAATGCGCCTTTGGATCAAATTCAAATTTTGTAGGAGTTCCCCATCTCCTAACCTCAACATTATCTTCATCACTATCACCTACTGGAATATCAGGATGAGGTGTATTAGGTATTCTTAATAAAGCTTCTCTTAATTGATTGTCAATTTCCTTGACTAAAACATCAATATCTTTGATTTTCTGAGATAGCTCCTTCATCTCATTTAGTACCTCTGAAACATCTTTCCCTTCCTTCTTAAGCTTTGGTATTTCTTTTGATACAGCATTTTGTCTTGCCTTCATTTCTTCAACTTCAACTAATAGTTTTCTTCTTTTTTCATCTAGTTTCAGTACTTCATCAATCTCTGAACCTAAACCTCTTTTTTCTAAAGCCTTTCTCACTTCATCTGGATTATTTCTTATTCTTTTAATATCTAGCATAAAAACCCCTCCTTTTGTTTCTATTTTTAGTCGAAAAAAAACTCTCATCCCTAAATAATTTAGGGACGAGAGTTATCTCCCGCGTTGCCACCCTAGTTAGCTTTAAGCTCACTCTATGCACTATAACCGGTGCATCGGTTTTACTTTTAGGTAAAAAGCTCCAGGACGGATTCGATAACCGTTCCCACCGATTCACACCAACCATCGGCTCTCTTAAGAGACCAGATTATCTACTATTTCCCTTCAAAGCTTTTTTCTTATCTAATTTTGAGCATAATTTTACCATACAAAACAATCTTTTGCAAGTAATTTTTTCACTTACTGTGTTTAATTTCTGATAATGCCACCTATCCTCTGATTTACTAGTACCTAGTATCCAGTACCTAGTACCTAAATATTATTTTACCCAAAACTACTGTATATATTTCATAAATTTGTCAACAATACAAACATATAGATTAGTTAAGGGGGGTTATTATGAACGATATAGATATTTTTTCACAAATAAGTGATTTAAAAGAAATAGATTATAGAAATACCTTAGCTATTGCAAGTATTATTGAAGTTCTAGTAGACAAAGGAATTATTAATAGGAATGATATAGCTATAAAAGCTAAACAGCTTGATTCTATGTCTGCTGAAGAAATAAAAATAATGAGGACTAAGCGTTTTTAGTCCTCATTATTTTCATACATATCTTTAAAACCATATATATCCTTGCTAAAATATCTATCACTTCTATCAGGCATTAAAGTTACAATATTAATTTCCTTGTCGCCTTTATATTTCTTTGCATATTTTATTGCAGCTGCCAAATTAGCTCCTGAAGATGACCCTACTGTAAGTCCTGATTTTGCTGCAATATCTCTAACCATATCATACGCTTCATCATCATTTACATAAATAGCTTCATCAACTAAAGACAAATCCATAGTTTCAGGTATAAAATCGTTACCAATTCCTTCTATTCTGTAAGTAGCATACTCACCACCACCTAATATTGAACCTACTGGATCAGCTAAGACACCTTTTACATTTTTGTTCTTTTCTTTTAAATATTTAACTATACCAGAAAAAGCACCACCAGTTCCTGCTCCTGCAATAAATACATCTATTTCGCCATCCATATCATCATATATTTCAGGGCCAGTCATCATATAATGTGCCTCTGGATTAAATGGATTTGTGAATTGATTAAGTACATAACCATTTGGAATTTCTTTTAATAGTTCTTCTATTTTTCTATAAGCCCCTTCCATTCCTTCTTTTGTAGGTGTACTATAAACTTCTGCACCTAATCCTCTCATAATAATCTGTTTTTCAATAGAAAATTTACCTGGTACTACTACTATAACTCTATATCCTTTCTGTACACCTAATAATGCTAACGCAATGCCTGTATTACCTGC
Proteins encoded in this window:
- a CDS encoding HD domain-containing phosphohydrolase, with amino-acid sequence MIFNSFKRKLIVALIMLAIFPIITLGFVVNLTVKEQIINQAIDVKTQFVANKTDEINRWFNDKEKTLEAIISDYLAHKEQMDSVISSENIDSYLADLAKNIDSFSDIYVIIKGREEYNSALLDGENDIRIKLLYDKVLKTGNTLWSQPYKDLKTGKMILTIFIPIKDATGEIKEVIGANIFINSIEDVFKELREKLVADGFTVRVMTLEGNKIDLFNGINRSTNSLDKELENINLSTLIDGDNGKISIQGKEYFVIQSIIPKVGWKLVCLIDKRIFFTNIMRLNKYITITVIFTLIFVILLASFLSNQFSKPLEKLREGTIELYKGNYDYKISMYRDDEFGQLAKAFNRTTDELDKTYKRLSEQTKMLIENNKQLRDMNIELQASYEQLQAVTLELNESKEKYRLLVENMNDLVWVIDSNCRIMFVNKQIKDMLKYDKEEVVGTDIRDLLSKMWYFNSIEGKSKSLNSDFKKLMESDYNSVQVILKSKNGKEVIGEVSTRRIFDKGKFIGVHGVLRNITERKQLYSQIIRKNKELSTINKISKNLNSTMNINKLLKMVVDDIVDLMEVPLCTIRLLTEDDKLKLMSYSGELTDIIWSDEIPVNEDILGEAIKKGDIIKLSDFTDKNISKYNKKVIESGKVDRINVIPLIAREKILGVLTVTTKKEIDESETTILTSVANQVAMMIENINLYNGLKESYLRTIKTLAAAVEAKDKYTEGHSYRVSKYSYIIAKHMGLPNRVCEEVEIGGILHDIGKIGIKDSILTKPGKLTYEEFNEIKRHPTIGDKILQNVGFSDIVMNVIKYHHKRYDLNGYPEENKISELPLEACIVGVADALDAMASSRSYRKAMSIEDAIKEIIKNKGTQFHPEVVDALVDMYKKTPETIIEISKSYCD
- a CDS encoding calcium/sodium antiporter, translating into METFVLNIIANSSLPILFMIIAIMLYTLSKGADLLVNEAVALSEELGIPKMIIGATIVSLGTTLPEASVSVMASISGNSSLALGNAVGSVICDTGLILGIAALISPLKIQKDIVNRHGWIQFFAGLLLVIVSIPFTSLSHIFTNGGYISKSSGFLFIFLLIIYIYTSVRWTKNNKDENAVTVEFSGEIENKFMILIKLILGVVIIIISSKLLIPTVQETAIRLSVPNSVIAATLVAFGTSLPELVTSVTASIKGHGELAIGNVIGADILNVLFVVGSAAAFSKEGIHVTPDFFKLYFPAMIFILTIFRLGTILSKDKLRRSFGLILLLTYVVISMLSYL
- the tadA gene encoding tRNA adenosine(34) deaminase TadA produces the protein MDEYFMRLALEEAYKAYKIDEVPVGAVIVKDGEVIGRGYNIKETLKDATCHAEIIAIKEASKKLGGWRLLGATMYVTIEPCPMCAGAIVNSRIEKLVIGAKDFKMGGCGSVINIVDNPKFNHRVQIVWGVLDKQCSDIMKEFFKKLRKK
- a CDS encoding M1 family metallopeptidase produces the protein MLRSRKYIFIIIILILSTVFTSCRYKFNKTDKADISKNKYETLMIDDYNNVDIDNISQYQIDVVFNPEEKYYTAKQNVVYINNEDISLNEIYFHIYPNAFKKESTAPFLFDNFKKAYPNGFKPGYIDIQKVSVNNKELDFSIIGEDKTILKIPLSDEVLPKQKINIYIEYKVVIPPAHDRFGYGEKTFNLGNWYPILAVYDDEGWNLDPYYSIGDPFYSEVSNYQVTIKAPKDIKIAASGLKISEKTIDNMKIWKFKAELMRDFAWVASKDFIEDEIKVNDTIVKFYFLNDNIEIQSFVKNVAFDCINIFNKIFGKYPYKQYSVVATNFSSGMEYPGIVFIGEEYYSDEYREFLETVIVHETAHQWWYGIVGNDEVDEAWLDESITSYSEVIYISEKYGDEVGEYYYYENTSNYYISRKSILKIPDEVIVKPLSKFKGWDDYAPLIYSKGAMFIYEIKEKYGEDVLYNILNEFFNRYRFKIASTSDFVNVCEDITGDDFTDLINYWLYGKNVS
- the serS gene encoding serine--tRNA ligase, with the protein product MLDIKRIRNNPDEVRKALEKRGLGSEIDEVLKLDEKRRKLLVEVEEMKARQNAVSKEIPKLKKEGKDVSEVLNEMKELSQKIKDIDVLVKEIDNQLREALLRIPNTPHPDIPVGDSDEDNVEVRRWGTPTKFEFDPKAHWDIGADLDILDFERASKITGSRFALFKGYGAMLERALINFMINLHTKEHGFTEIMPPFMVNRDSMTGTGQLPKFEEDAFRLPSKDFFLVPTAEVPVTNIHRDEILKEEMLPIYYVAYTPCFRQEAGSAGRDTRGLIRNHQFDKVELVKVVKPENSYNELETLTNCAEKVLQLLKLPYRVVELCSGDLGFSSAKTYDLEVWMPSYNRYVEISSCSNFEDYQARRLNLRFRPNDKGKVTFVHTLNGSGLAVGRTFAAILENYQQEDGSVVIPEVLRPYMGGLEVIKK
- a CDS encoding PLP-dependent cysteine synthase family protein, encoding MKKYIENISQIIGNTPMFKFDNKAYDIPKNVNIFAKLEYLNPGGSIKDRTVLYMLEQAEKKGIIKPGYTLLEATAGNTGIALALLGVQKGYRVIVVVPGKFSIEKQIIMRGLGAEVYSTPTKEGMEGAYRKIEELLKEIPNGYVLNQFTNPFNPEAHYMMTGPEIYDDMDGEIDVFIAGAGTGGAFSGIVKYLKEKNKNVKGVLADPVGSILGGGEYATYRIEGIGNDFIPETMDLSLVDEAIYVNDDEAYDMVRDIAAKSGLTVGSSSGANLAAAIKYAKKYKGDKEINIVTLMPDRSDRYFSKDIYGFKDMYENNED